AGCAATGAGCCGGCCCGGACTGCCGGCGCAGTGCCTCGGCGGCAGTAGAAGCGTCAGAATGGCGTAATCGCCAAACACGTTTGATTTGTGCACGCTGGCGGCAGCCGCTTTTGTGAAGCGGCAGCCGCCTTCCTACTGCCTTAGTTCCTGGCGGTCGGCCCGCGGGCCAACCGTCTGTCCGTCAGCCGTTATATCAAAGGCGACCTCTTCCGCATAGCCAAATCGGAGGCAAACGCTATTTTCTTGTTGATCAGGTCgccgcttatatatatatatatatatatatatatatatatatatcactatatatatatatatatcaactgcAGTTTATCAAGTATACCGATTGATCAAACCAGACAAATTTCCATTTGACGTTTTAATTCCACATTTcaaagtacagtaactgtcattgAAACATGATGTCAGATCcctgaaatataaataacagaaaaaaaagagaaaagaaatatacacacacacacacacacacacacacacacacacacaaaagaacatgCAGGTTTccaattaaattgtaaaaaaaaaaaaaaaaactatgccaaATGATAACACTTACTAAACCAAATTATAACACTATACAATAGGTTTAAGTAATGATGAAAAGAGGAGTCAGCTCTGGGATGAAAGAAAGAATTACCAGTAAACATAAGTAATGAGTATATCTGGTACCAAAAGAAGTATTGCAGGATACCAAAAAAAATTCAGGTATAACATCATTGATTTATGCTTCATTTCTAACACCAAGAAGATAAGTGctaataatttagaataaagcTCTGATAGAATAGACCATTATAATGGCATTTGCTGACCTGTAAGTACAAGATGTCTCTTGTATCTGTGATAAACAATcttcacatatatataaaaaatacttgagGTAAAAAAAAGTAGTAGAACAGGATATAACTGCAATGCTGGACCTGTGGCACAAGGATTTACAagctatatttaacaatatataataagaGTTAAGCACTATGATAATAATATCCACAGTGAACAGTGTGGATTGGGGAGGGAGATCTGACACTTCTGGCTTCTTTAGGGGGTCTTGATGTTACTGACTGCAGGATAAAGAAAGTGGGTTCCAGTTGTCAGTGATGCTGGGGTGTCAGTAGTCAGCCTAGGCTTTCTAAGGGGTCGGCTGTGGGTCATCCCTCTCAGCTGTCTTGGCGCCTTTTTCCGCCTTCACGGTCAGATGCTCCTTTCAGGTAACGCGTAACGCTAACCTGGACAGCTTCATCAGTGGCATCCTGTGCTGCCGAAGTTCTTCCGGATGGCTCCTGTAGAAAATACAGATCTGTCATTCCATTTGAAATGGCATAATGCCATACACAtctacttcaaacatttttttttttttttttttttttttacatccaactTTACTTTAGAACAATGGTCTTCAGGAACATGTCTCTAAAACATGCTTTATCCCCAACCCTAGTCCAGGTTGTATTGATGGAAAGCAGATTAGAGAAGATACTTTGAAGCATCCGCCAGACAGTTGTCTTTAGGTCCCTCCCACATTTGATTGTCAAAAACCGAAGCTGAAAAtccaaaaatgttacaaattacaTTTCTCTAGAAGCttatcatacataaatataaaatgctgtGACAGGCTGTGGATTCAGACTGTAGAATATGCAGTGTACAATCTTAAttctacttttttacatttacccTATGGGTTATAAACTGAAATCAGCACACTTACAAATCATTCCTGGAATGCTCTTTATCCTGCCTCAAACTGTTGTCAAGCAACGCCAAATCTTCCACCTGGGTGTCTAGGGGGAGTAACAGATCCCCTGGCAGGGATAACTCTCCCACAGACACATTGGCACTGGGGAAATGTTGCAGCATAGTGTCCATTTTGTTGTCCATACTACATACAACATCGCCAAACTCTCCAAGGCGCTTCGCAGCATTAAGGTCTGATCTGCACCTACAggggtttaaataaaataatagtcagTCCTGGTCCCTCAACTACTAAACTATGACATTTATATCTAGGTCTACTACATGTATAGGTGGCCCCAGTGGGAATTAAACCCAACAACCACAGGTGTTGTTTTGCAAGTTGTACCTGATTGCCCAGTGCGAGCAAACGTCTTCAACATTGTCCCAACTTGCTTCACCTGCTCTTGAAGTGAGCCGCTGTCATCCCGAAGCTAAAAAATGAAAGGCATATGGTAATTTTGTACATACATCACGTACTCTTTCCTAAGTTTGACTTTTGTGCATGTTCTTACCTGCTCGGTACAGTGCTTTCCCTCAGAGCTTAGTTCTCCTCTAAGGGCTTGCCTCTCTCCATCACGGCTTGTTTTTTCATTCTGGAGTCTCTGgaaatctacattaaaaaaaaaaaaaaaaaaaaaaaaaaaaaacctacctaaAGGCactattttcaatactttttaaaacactgGACACTAAGACATAGGCCTAAAATATACCTTCATAGATGAAAAATTTCATGCTGTACGCATGAGATGCCAGGGGAGTCAAGGGCCAATTACAGAGCGATGACTTTCTCCTATTGATAATCATTGTcgcttaaaaatatgtttgaagtTATTGCATACATTTAATGAATTGGACTTAAAAATGGAACACTTAGTTTAAGCGACATATTACATATACCTCCAGCGTTTTCACAATATGCTGCCAGAGGGTAAATTGCTGCTGGGGGTGTAAAGCTTAGTATGAGCTGGAAGAGCAAACATAACAGCTTTAACTTCAGTGCAGAGTATTGCATATTCAGTAATGAAACTATAATTGAACTGTGCAATGCTAATGGAATGTACAACACACACCTCGACACCTTTCATCCAGAAACTGCTGCGGCGAGTAACCAGTCAAGTGTCCTAATGAAAAACAGATAATGATTAAAGGATTCCTTATCTTAAACAGAAGCAATAGCTTCCAAGACAAAAAACGTCACAAATAACATCACTTACTTGTACTCAAACTCTTGGCTCTGTGAAGTGGAGTCTGGATTTCTGGGGAGAAACCTGGTTCTGAGAAAGAGGAAACAGAAATTTGAAAATCTACTAAAAGGGTATAGTTTAGTGGCAGGATCACAAATCAAGCATCACAGCAATTTTACATACCACCTCTGAAGTCTACAGATGGCACAACATTTTCCTGGTTTTCGGGAATCGATGCAACTTCTGGAGCATCGGGCAGCACTGAAACCTTGTTACCAGGAACAATGTTTTCAAAGCTCAAAAGAGGTTGTCCAAACGACAGCACTGCTGGTGCATCTGGAAGATTAGACTCCTCTTCATCAGAAGAGGCCTGGGATCTGTACTTGGAATTTGagattctctttctctttctcttcttgtcATCGTCCGTTTCAACGCTAGAACCTGTTTGGAAACGCACCAAATATCTCATCGCCTCTTGCCAAGATTCTAGAGCAGGGAATAATGAATGAAAGTCAGTTATCCACCATAAACAGACAAAGAAAATACACAGATGAAATGCAGGAAAATCAACTTCATAAACTTAAAATGATGTTTCTCCCAGGTGCTGTGTGGAGGCGTGCAGCGGATGGCTAAATTGTTGCCTTTGTCTTTTTTGCGGAGGTTAAATGGGGGCCAATAGCACATGCCCTCGCTGAGCCACACTTGCGGAACCACTGCAAATGGCTGATCCTCCTCATCAATAAACTGAACAATGGCAAACAGCATCTAAAATAGAAGAAAAACGTGCATAAAGTAAAAATTGATTAATTTCCaggcaaaataaattaaattctcaCCCCTTCAAAAAAAGCAGTCATTTTTACAAGTGGATCAACGGAAAACCAGCCTTTCCATCCAGGCAAGGAAGAAGATAATATTTCTTCTGCACATTTGCTATAAGGGTATAGCGGAGTGTATCTGATAGGCCAGATAAATGAAAAATGCCTAGCTTGGAAGATTCCACAGGGTAAGTGAAGAAATCGACCATGTTCCGGAACCTCTTGTAGATGAGCAAAGTGTTGTCCATTTCATCAACGACGACATTCTGTATAACAACTATGTCtttattttccaacaggacaCAGTTGTCTCCCTCTGAACGTTTCACAACAAAGTCTTGAAAGTAACACTCCTCATACTGCTTTTTCACAGAAAGACCGTTGAGAAGTGGTCCATGGTTGTGCTCTCTCAAGGACCTTGTTTTGGAGATGTTTGTTCTTCTGTGCTGACTTCTCTCTGACAATCGGCGAACAACCTGCTCCAGTGGTTGTGCAGGCTTGCGCAACAGTTTGTTCAGACACCCAAGGAAGTTTTCAAATGGGAAGCATGATATGTTATCAAGGACGCCATACTTTTTGGCTTCTTGGCTGAGGTGCACCAATCCATGCATGTTGTATGTCACATGTTCTTTTCCATAAAGCTTGCTGCAGTGATCAACAAAGAGAACCAATATTCTGTGTGCATAGTCTGCAAGGTCAGCACACAGGGACACATTCAGTAGGATGGTGATGCCAACTGAAAGCAGCATGAAGTTGTTGTACACTTGAGTTGGTACAAGGCCTTTTAAGCTGACTGGTCCAGTGTACAAGAGGAACTGCCTGAATTCTGTAGCTTTCCAACGCTCAACATCTTCCATGGATCGTTGCTTCCTGTTGAACTCGCACGGAACATGAGGTGTGAAGGTCAGGAGTACTCTGGAGAGCTCTTTTACCATGCTGGGCGAAAATCTTGTCAGCCGCCGTCCCTTTAGCCAAAGATGCAACAACTTTCTTGTCACTCCAAGGCATACCAGATGCATATAATCCAGTGGGAACTGGGTGACCAAACCAACAGACAACAATGCCAATGGCGTTTCTCCACACTGATGACTGTCATCAGAAAGTTCGTCACGGACTGCATGGTCTAATCTTGGAGCAGAATCTGTTTGAGGAAAGGTCATCCTGTTCTCGTAGTGGACCCCCTTTTGAACACACTTGTCACACCCATAATATCCACTGTGACCTTTCACATTTCGAACAAGTGCACGAGCAGGGGCGTCACAGataaatgttgatattttgaaAGGAAGTGCTCTCCTTTCAAACAGAACTCCTTCCGCTTCAAGTCGCTGTGCCTCTTCTACAAAAGGATTCAAAAAGTGAAGGCTGCTTGGCTTCTTCTTCCCATAATAGAGACCAATGACAAATGGAAGTTTGTTTTGTTGGACATTACACACGTATTGCTCAATTAAACCAAGAACTGGCCAGAACTGGGCATTTGAGCTTTTGAAAAGTGGAAGTCCATCAACATTAACTTGCATTGAAACTGACGTCAACTTCTGCAATTCAGGAGACACTAAAAACTGTGATAGTATTCCACTTTCAATTCCAGAGTGATGGTATACACCACCTG
This genomic stretch from Cyprinus carpio isolate SPL01 unplaced genomic scaffold, ASM1834038v1 S000006585, whole genome shotgun sequence harbors:
- the LOC109047078 gene encoding uncharacterized protein LOC109047078, with amino-acid sequence MQVNVDGLPLFKSSNAQFWPVLGLIEQYVCNVQQNKLPFVIGLYYGKKKPSSLHFLNPFVEEAQRLEAEGVLFERRALPFKISTFICDAPARALVRNVKGHSGYYGCDKCVQKGVHYENRMTFPQTDSAPRLDHAVRDELSDDSHQCGETPLALLSVGLVTQFPLDYMHLVCLGVTRKLLHLWLKGRRLTRFSPSMVKELSRVLLTFTPHVPCEFNRKQRSMEDVERWKATEFRQFLLYTGPVSLKGLVPTQVYNNFMLLSVGITILLNVSLCADLADYAHRILVLFVDHCSKLYGKEHVTYNMHGLVHLSQEAKKYGVLDNISCFPFENFLGCLNKLLRKPAQPLEQVVRRLSERSQHRRTNISKTRSLREHNHGPLLNGLSVKKQYEECYFQDFVVKRSEGDNCVLLENKDIVVIQNVVVDEMDNTLLIYKRFRNMVDFFTYPVESSKLGIFHLSGLSDTLRYTLIANVQKKYYLLPCLDGKAGFPLIHL